Proteins encoded by one window of Aspergillus puulaauensis MK2 DNA, chromosome 4, nearly complete sequence:
- the TFB1 gene encoding TFIIH subunit TFB1 family protein (BUSCO:EOG0926315C;~COG:K;~EggNog:ENOG410PKJY;~InterPro:IPR011993,IPR027079,IPR013876,IPR005607;~PFAM:PF03909,PF08567;~go_component: GO:0000439 - transcription factor TFIIH core complex [Evidence IEA];~go_process: GO:0006289 - nucleotide-excision repair [Evidence IEA];~go_process: GO:0006351 - transcription, DNA-templated [Evidence IEA]), whose translation MAPPSGSAAYKKKDGTLAMSSDRQSVSWIPAASGASGSITLSVSQITNLQQTPASSPKVMLKIFVLPPNGASANPEQYIFSFTAGATARAEADAIKDALSAAIQAAKSTAETPAETPAASTGEGGGGGAGAMSAAMAMASAVSSPGTGKHWWDDDKRLRTDVELQQSLLKADANLQKMFMESLHTKPETLSASQFMSLFWSTRLHLLRAHAIERSQTRGSYNVLSTLKPRTEDNVTKLNISKEQIQLIFGQHPLVKRVYDENVPKLSESQFWSRFFQSRLFKKLRGERISEADAMDAVLDKYLKADESGNLPREVQVPNFLDLEGNEGNNSQRRGNRPDIDMRPSAVEKVPIIRTLNNLSEKIMANVAPADRAPSAPVGTMDDGTYDELQLRDLRGDEQANRVLLNIRDQNRFFSAAKFAEDERSRLLAQQDPEQILQNLRTAIERNFRDDGAAPLGKLVDPDEDEDDEDLTTSSRHQRHLASTQILDMIKDRRAQLQVSANSGTYGLTDTLYDRLTLTHATTTEFLHQFWQAFLSGNPDRAGEVSSLVESLNRAIERINAVATDAEAERQVEVDKVKRHAREVLQATGKRLRINLESIPGGEQAVRRLLGPTIRALETALTRYKEALAEETKNIDSSNT comes from the exons ATGGCACCTCCGAGCGGGTCGGCGGCGTacaagaagaaagatggGACCCTGGCGATGTCGTCCGACCGCCAGTCGGTCTCTTGGATTCCGGCAGCGAGCGGCGCGTCCGGGTCTATTACGCTCTCTGTGTCTCAAATCACTA ATTTACAGCAGACACCCGCTAGCAGCCCAAAAGTTATGCTGAAGATTTTTGTCCTTCCCCCGAACGGAGCCTCCGCGAACCCCGAACAATACATCTTTTCGTTTACCGCGGGCGCGACGGCGCGAGCAGAAGCGGATGCTATTAAAGATGCTCTCAGCGCAGCGATCCAAGCAGCGAAATCTACTGCTGAAACTCCGGCGGAGACTCCAGCCGCATCGACaggtgagggaggaggaggaggagcaggagcgaTGTCggcggccatggcgatggcaagCGCGGTTTCGTCCCCAGGCACAGGGAAGCACTGGTGGGATGATGATAAGCGGCTTAGGACCGATGTGGAGCTACAGCAGTCGCTACTGAAGGCGGACGCGAACCTACAAAAGATGTTTATGGAGTCACTGCATACAAAACCGGAGACATTGTCGGCTAGCCAGTTCATGTCGCTGTTCTGGTCTACGCGGCTGCACCTCTTGCGGGCGCATGCTATTGAGCGATCCCAGACTAGAGGATCTTATAATGTGTTGTCGACGCTGAAGCCGCGGACGGAAGATAATGTGACGAAGCTGAATATCAGCAAGGAGCAAATCCAATTGATTTTCGGCCAGCATCCGCTCGTGAAACGGGTGTATGATGAGAATGTGCCGAAGCTGAGTGAATCGCAGTTCTGGTCGCGGTTTTTCCAGAGTCGACTGTTTAAGAAGCTGCGTGGAGAACGTATCTCAGAAGCTGATGCGATGGATGCTGTTCTGGACAAGTACCTGAAAGCAGATGAGTCTGGAAATCTCCCGCGTGAGGTTCAGGTGCCGAATTTCCTTGACTTGGAAGGAAACGAAGGGAACAACAGTCAGCGTCGGGGAAATCGACCAGATATCGACATGAGACCGTCAGCTGTAGAGAAAGTGCCAATTATTCGAACACTGAACAACCTGAGTGAGAAGATCATGGCGAACGTCGCGCCTGCGGATCGAGCACCCTCAGCGCCCGTGGGCACCATGGATGACGGGACATACGATGAACTGCAGCTGCGCGATTTGCGCGGCGACGAGCAGGCAAATCGCGTTTTACTAAACATACGGGACCAAAACCGATTCTTCTCAGCGGCCAAATTCGCCGAGGATGAACGCAGCCGTCTTCTTGCACAGCAAGATCCAGAGCAGATATTACAGAATCTGCGCACCGCCATTGAGCGGAATTTCCGCGACGACGGGGCAGCGCCATTAGGCAAATTGGTTGAccccgatgaggatgaagatgatgaggatttAACAACTAGCTCGAGGCACCAGCGGCATCTCGCATCTACACAGATTCTTGACATGATCAAGGACCGACGTGCCCAGCTCCAGGTTTCGGCGAACTCAGGCACCTACGGACTGACAGATACACTATACGATCGTTTAACGCTTACACACGCAACGACCACGGAATTCCTCCATCAATTCTGGCAGGCATTCCTTTCGGGAAATCCAGACCGTGCAGGCGAGGTATCGTCGCTGGTGGAGTCACTCAACCGCGCCATCGAACGAATCAACGCCGTTGCGACGGATGCAGAGGCAGAGCgccaggtggaggtggataaGGTGAAGCGGCATGCCCGCGAAGTGCTGCAGGCGACAGGGAAAAGGCTACGAATTAACCTAGAGAGTATCCCAGGCGGAGAGCAAGCAGTGAGGCGCTTATTAGGGCCGACGATCCGGGCATTGGAAACGGCCTTGACGCGGTATAAAGAAGCCTTGGCTGAAGAGACGAAGAATATAGACTCGAGCAATACGTAA
- a CDS encoding Leucine Rich Repeat domain protein (COG:S;~EggNog:ENOG410PK83;~InterPro:IPR032675), whose protein sequence is MSAATTSPSIAIRKASFSTGPPRNASPTTESRNSSRNSSCSSPNRSKNSSRRESFGSIKEDIDGIAQSFVDTHGEHSPKEHPKLDSHDMQHAPEFCCPCGGFLGWKQIRLGGKSLSRSYSDLRGLGNMTARGWAWEETPTIATPTSKTPEVKEQKPDPGPEPGTSVLEKMPPEILDQIISHLALDVPPNGYTPRNVDLISCLLTSRTLHAATLSVLYRNMTFPHSVIFSKALNHMSQYPALGTLVRRLDFSHFTSVGLGRTKQMNSEIQNLTSTTLLKFLELLPNLKECLLQEHLEGDISVEVLTKLFTGLPNLTSLDFCGSSSSAFSTIFHQSLHAGRGLPLTLPNLRRISFHECSGVPSSSYEILLPKLVNLTHLDLTHTQVSEDALFSIPETARITHLSLSRCIRLGGPRVVEFLTTHPAVKDSLVFLNVMTDASRYRLLEEEDVRKLLPKLPTSLRSLNLGGARITSDHTEALIPLTKHLEELGLSSADLSAQDLSRFFASPQPKAETETEAASGSEVAPWQPSSLCYLDLTKVPRLTVGTVFNTNTCLLLTKQSYPLQVIEFNDKLITPLREKPKNTKSSPDWTVRELGRRGWYVRDPASMPGTPIDDGSRFWKMGARWWGMKKIPVAVGDVGGLYGHYMFKR, encoded by the exons ATGTCTGCCGCTACCACCTCTCCGTCTATCGCAATCCGCAAGGCCTCTTTCTCGACTGGCCCTCCGAGGAACGCCTCTCCCACCACTGAATCTCGCAACTCTTCCCGCAACTCCTCATGCTCCTCGCCTAATCGATCAAAAAATAGCAGCCGTCGCGAGTCGTTCGGCTCAATCAAAGAAGACATTGACG GAATTGCGCAATCCTTCGTGGATACACACGGTGAACATTCTCCCAAAGAGCACCCCAAGCTGGACAGCCACGACATGCAACATGCCCCAGAGTTCTGCTGCCCCTGCGGAGGGTTCCTGGGCTGGAAACAGATTCGTTTGGGCGGAAAGAGCCTTAGCAGGAGCTACAGTGACCTCCGGGGCCTTGGGAACATGACTGCTCGtggctgggcctgggaaGAGACTCCAACCATCGCTACTCCGACAAGCAAGACACCGGAGGTGAAAGAACAGAAGCCAGACCCCGGGCCAGAGCCGGGAACATCTGTGCTGGAGAAAATGCCCCCGGAGATTCTTG ACCAAATTATATCACACCTCGCTTTGGATGTCCCTCCAAACGGCTACACACCCCGAAATGTCGACTTGATTTCGTGCCTGCTCACCTCGAGGACCTTGCATGCTGCAACCCTTAGCGTGCTGTACAGGAACATGACTTTCCCACACTCCGTTATCTTCTCCAAGGCTCTCAACCACATGTCACAGTACCCGGCCTTGGGAACCCTAGTTCGTCGCCTCGACTTTTCTCACTTTACCTCTGTTGGTCTTGGCCGCACCAAGCAGATGAACTCCGAAATCCAAAACTTGACATCCACAACACTCCTGAAATTCCTAGAACTTCTGCCGAACCTCAAGGAATGCTTGCTCCAGGAGCACCTTGAAGGAGATATCAGCGTGGAAGTTCTGACCAAGCTGTTCACTGGCCTCCCCAATTTGACTAGTCTTGATTTTTGTGGTagctcctcgtcggcctTCTCGACTATCTTCCACCAGTCTTTGCACGCTGGACGTGGCCTTCCCCTGACGCTGCCGAATTTACGGCGAATTTCCTTCCACGAATGCAGCGGCGTTCCATCGTCGTCCTACGAAATTTTGCTCCCTAAGCTGGTTAATCTGACCCATCTGGATCTCACCCACACCCAGGTCAGCGAGGATGCATTATTCTCCATTCCAGAAACTGCCCGGATCACTCATCTGAGTCTTTCACGGTGCATCCGACTGGGAGGACCGCGAGTGGTGGAATTTTTGACAACACATCCAGCTGTAAAGGACTCTTTGGTATTCCTTAACGTCATGACAGACGCCTCTCGATACCGGctcctggaggaagaagacgtaCGAAAGCTGCTTCCCAAGCTCCCGACCTCGCTCCGTTCGCTCAACCTCGGGGGTGCTAGAATCACCTCAGACCACACTGAGGCTTTGATTCCCTTGACAAAGCacctggaggagctgggtcTCAGCTCAGCAGACCTGTCAGCTCAGGATCTCAGCCGCTTCTTTGCGTCTCCTCAACCCAAAGCCGAGACTGAGACCGAGGCCGCATCGGGCTCGGAAGTGGCACCCTGGCAGCCATCTTCGCTTTGCTACCTTGACCTTACCAAAGTACCTCGCCTGACAGTGGGCACGGTTTTTAACACTAATACTTGCCTGCTGCTCACGAAGCAAAGCTACCCTCTTCAAGTGATCGAGTTCAACGACAAACTCATCACGCCACTGCGCGAGAAACCAAAGAATACCAAGAGTTCTCCCGACTGGACAGTCCGTGAATTAGGCCGTCGCGGATGGTATGTCCGTGACCCTGCCTCGATGCCTGGTACTCCAATCGATGATGGCTCTCGTTTTTGGAAGATGGGAGCTCGCTGGTGGGGAATGAAGAAAATCCCCGTTGCTGTTGGCGACGTTGGGGGCCTCTATGGACACTACATGTTCAAGAGGTGA
- the dscB gene encoding protein dscB (BUSCO:EOG09264W1U;~COG:S;~EggNog:ENOG410Q12X;~TransMembrane:3 (o60-77i98-122o134-157i)) has protein sequence MTAALIQLRNCQRVLNLNINVANNHETATPPPTLNPQEKLSSNVISMQISGLSNTPLTKVLLIYTIAASIALSIFDIKHLPAIHVSPHLFPYGQFWRCLIWQIAGFANSTEALFAALLVYHVRVVERGWGSRKVATFILSTLPYTTLLAPLLLTLVVRPLTFGKINYLPSGPTGTIFALLAQYHASIPSTYRYTISTSSSSPSPSPSPSTPTASTPTTTPASQTTDTAESPQKTLTISLTDKSTTYLIAAQLALSQFPYMLLPSALGWVVGVAWRADVLPCVAGSGSAGWRVPAWVVGEEGGTFSTRNGGGSGGGQEARFEGLRRRLESEAAAAASGSSNSNTDASGSGAGSSRLRAGRG, from the exons ATGACCGCCGccctcatccaactccgCAACTGCCAACGTGTCTTAAATCTTAACATCAACGTCGCAAACAATCACGAAACAGcaacccccccccccacACTTAATCCTCAGGAGAAGCTTAGCTCGAATGTCATCAGCATGCAGATAAGCGGCCTATCAAATACACCCCTCACAAAAGTGCTCCTAATCTACACAATCGCGGCCTCGATCgccctctccatcttcgacATTAAACACCTCCCCGCCATCCATGTCTCCCCGCACCTCTTCCCTTACGGCCAGTTCTGGCGCTGCCTGATCTGGCAGATCGCCGGGTTTGCGAACTCCACGGAGGCGCTCTTTGCCGCGCTGTTGGTTTACCATGTTCGAGTTGTTGAGCGCGGATGGGGGAGTCGGAAGGTTGCT ACATTTATCCTCAGCACACTCCCCTACACGACACTCCTCGCGCCCCTCCTCCTAACCCTCGTCGTGAGACCGCTCACCTTCGGGAAAATAAACTACCTCCCATCTGGCCCAACGGGGACAATCTTCGCGCTGCTTGCACAGTACCACGCCTCTATACCCTCGACATATAGATATACCATTTCtacctcatcatcgtccccgtccccgtccccgtccccgtctACACCTACAGcttcaaccccaacaacaacacccgcATCACAAACAACCGACACTGCTGAATCCCCGCAAAAGACCCTCACAATCTCTCTAACAGACAAATCAACCACATACTTAATCGCCGCGCAGCTCGCGCTCTCGCAGTTCCCATATATGCTTCTGCCATCAGCGCTAGGGTGGGTTGTTGGCGTGGCCTGGCGCGCGGACGTTCTCCCTTGTGTCGCTGGGAGCGGGAGTGCGGGATGGAGGGTGCCGGCgtgggttgttggggaggaAGGTGGGACGTTCTCTACACGGAATGGAGGTGGGAGTGGAGGTGGCCAGGAGGCTAGGTTTGAGGGGCTGCGGAGAAGATTGGAGagcgaggctgctgctgcggcgagtGGGAGTTCAAACTCGAATACGGATGCTTCTGGGTCTGGGGCTGGATCTAGTAGGCTGAGAGCTGGGAGGGGGTGA
- a CDS encoding putative PHD finger domain protein (Ing1) (COG:B;~EggNog:ENOG410PJWH;~InterPro:IPR028651,IPR019787,IPR019786,IPR011011, IPR024610,IPR001965,IPR013083;~PFAM:PF12998) produces the protein MSAVAPSALSAQGHSARQSARQTRTNPSRTSKTLGRSSFAYGHGIMEDPASSPVPHGFYPALTHFTDAITALPREFRRHNSLLKEVDAKAWALEDNLLQLLKDSSETPATPYPANPAPVIGGVVRDDLQPTDASREPESPESKNRRVLFDHVRHTLSDLMMTADEKNHVISNANDELDRQIMRLDSIFPFIAGEISDEARLGSLSHWAYSNRNGPKTTSNERPRREVASNKDLVHALQEAEAASRSEARREAVLARRQRRAHADSDMDDIRAAGSRKGQSSKSRLAGGDHTSAGHHQSGATGSSGQAKRRKVERPVAVEAGAAMERSASGVGASGRAVSKDVADATKKRSRAPNSNATSRKRNNTGTNAADSPVIPPSPIIGAAAAAATIPRSAASPGPGSSRPQSSRAQQNSAQPNSRQRPSSSASNRIPNSGKTSEPKLPSKETPSRTEMVPLPDTFRHMPEPTDISKSLAPPGNQREDMDTKPAESIESAEISAPASNNAAKGRVSKPATPVLASAEPIQPRTRPTRGTDPAPKRTHKKNGSTAAAAPPPPVSDPEESLHEGDDEDEEGEPRYCYCNEISFGEMVACDNDACPREWFHLSCVGLTKPPGRNVKWYCNECKENMRRSRNGR, from the exons ATGTCGGCCGTCGCTCCGTCGGCCCTCAGCGCTCAGGGTCACAGTGCCCGTCAGTCAGCGCGCCAGACGAGAACGAACCCCTCGCGCACATCCAAGACTCTTGGACGCTCATCTTTTGCCTACGGCCATGGGATAATGGAAGACCCGGCATCGTCGCCTGTGCCCCATGGATTCTATCCTGCTCTCACCCATTTCACGGACGCTATAACCGCCCTCCCACGGGAATTTCGACGTCACAACTCGTTGCTCAAGGAGGTTGACGCTAAGGCGTGGGCGCTTGAAGATAATCTACTACAGCTTCTGAAGGATTCGTCTGAGACGCCGGCAACTCCTTATCCTGCTAACCCTGCGCCTGTTATCGGAGGAGTTGTTCGAGATGACCTCCAGCCCACG GATGCTTCACGCGAACCCGAATCTCCTGAAAGCAAGAACCGCCGCGTCCTTTTCGATCATGTCCGACATACCCTCTCCGATCTCATGATGACAGCTGATGAGAAAAACCATGTGATCTCCAACGCGAACGATGAACTCGACCGCCAGATCATGCGTTTAGATTCTATATTCCCGTTCATTGCGGGTGAGATTAGCGATGAAGCTCGCCTTGGGAGTCTTAGTCACTGGGCTTACTCGAATCGGAATGGCCCCAAGACCACCTCCAACGAGCGTCCTCGACGAGAGGTTGCGTCGAATAAAGATCTTGTGCATGCTCTTcaggaagctgaagctgcatCACGCAGTGAGGCGAGACGTGAGGCAGTGCTGGCGCGCAGACAGCGTCGGGCGCACGCGGACTCAGACATGGATGACATTCGTGCTGCTGGGTCTCGGAAGGGACAGAGCAGCAAGAGTCGTCTCGCTGGGGGTGACCACACCTCTGCAGGTCACCACCAATCTGGTGCGACTGGCTCATCAGGCCAGGCCAAACGTCGCAAGGTCGAACggcctgttgctgtggagGCTGGCGCTGCTATGGAACGGTCTGCTAGCGGTGTCGGGGCCTCTGGGCGGGCGGTATCGAAAGATGTTGCTGATGCGACCAAAAAGCGCTCACGAGCACCTAATTCTAATGCAACTTCTCGCAAAAG AAACAACACTGGGACCAACGCCGCCGACTCTCCCGTtattcctccttctccgatTATcggtgctgctgcggctgctgcgacTATTCCACGCAGCGCAGCTAGCCCTGGACCTGGCTCGTCGCGACCACAGTCCTCAAGGGCACAGCAAAACTCAGCGCAGCCAAATTCTCGACAAAGACCGTCATCTTCTGCGTCTAACCGTATACCTAACTCCG GCAAAACCTCCGAACCAAAACTACCATCGAAAGAGACACCTTCCAGGACAGAAATGGTTCCTCTTCCAGATACCTTCCGGCATATGCCTGAACCCACCGATATTTCCAAGTCTTTAGCACCACCCGGAAACCAACGAGAGGATATGGATACCAAACCTGCCGAGTCAATCGAGTCCGCAGAAATCTCGGCACCCGCCTCAAACAATGCTGCTAAAGGAAGGGTATCCAAACCTGCAACTCCCGTGCTTGCTTCCGCAGAGCCGATACAGCCGCGCACGCGACCAACGCGAGGTACAGACCCGGCGCCGAAGCGTACTCACAAGAAGAACGGCAGTACCGCGGCCGCGGCGCCACCGCCACCTGTATCAGACCCCGAGGAATCACTCCACGAaggtgatgacgaggacgaagaaggcgAGCCGCGATACTGCTACTGTAACGAGATCAGTTTCGGCGAGATGGTTGCGTGTGACAATGACGCATGTCCCCGCGAATGGTTCCATCTATCCTGTGTTGGGCTCACGAAGCCTCCTGGACGAAATG TTAAATGGTACTGTAATGAGTGCAAGGAGAATATGCGGCGAAGTCGCAATGGACGGTAG